Proteins from a single region of Symphalangus syndactylus isolate Jambi chromosome 12, NHGRI_mSymSyn1-v2.1_pri, whole genome shotgun sequence:
- the ECM1 gene encoding extracellular matrix protein 1 isoform X1 yields MGTTARAALVLTYLAVASAASEGGFKATGQRQLRPEHFQEVGYAAPPSPPLSQSLPMDHPETSQHGPPFEGQSQVQPPPSQEATPLQQEELLPAQLPAEKEVGPPLPQEAVPLQKELPSLQHPNEQKEADPPLPYQEEIIVQSMPREGMPAPFGDQSHPEPESWNAAQHCQQGQSQGGWGHRLDGFPPGRPSPDNLNQICLPNRQHVVYGPWNLPQSSYSHLTRQGETLNFLEIGYSRCCHCRSHTNRLECAKLVWEEAMSRFCEAEFSVKTRPHWCCTRQGEARFSCFQEEAPQPHYQLRACPSHQPDISSGLELPFPPGAPTLDNIKNICHLRRFRSVPRNLPATDPLQRELLALIQLERDFQRCCRQGNNHTCTWKAWEDTLDKYCDREYAVKTHHHSCCRHPPSPTRDECFARRAPYPNYDRDILTIDISRVTPNLMGHLCGNQRVLTKHKHIPGLIHNMTARCCDLPFPEQACCAEEEKLTFINDLCGPRRNFWRDPALCCYLSPGDEQVNCFNINYLRNVALVAGDTENVKGQGEQGSTGGTNISSTSEPKEE; encoded by the exons ATGGGGACCACAGCCAGAGCAGCCTTGGTCTTGACCTATTTGGCTGTTGCTTCTGCTGCCTCTGAGGGAG GCTTCAAGGCTACAGGGCAGAGGCAGCTGAGGCCAGAGCACTTTCAAGAAG TTGGCTACGCagctcccccctccccacccctatcCCAAAGCCTGCCCATGGATCACCCTGAAACCTCTCAGCATGGCCCTCCCTTTGAGGGACAGAGTCAAG TACAGCCCCCTCCCTCTCAGGAGGCCACCCCTCTCCAACAAGAAGAGCTGCTACCTGCCCAACTCCCTGCTGAAAAGGAAG TGGGTCCCCCTCTCCCTCAGGAAGCTGTCCCCCTCCAAAAAGAGCTGCCCTCTCTCCAGCACCCCAATGAACAGAAGGAAG CAGACCCACCTCTTCCATATCAGGAGGAGATAATCGTCCAATCCATGCCGAGAGAGG GAATGCCAGCTCCATTTGGGGACCAGAGCCATCCAGAACCTGAGTcctggaatgcagcccagcatTGCCAACAGGGCCAGTCCCAAGGGGGCTGGGGCCACCGGCTGGATGGCTTCCCCCCTGGGCGGCCTTCTCCAGACAATCTGAACCAAATTTGCCTTCCTAACCGCCAGCATGTGGTATATGGTCCCTGGAACCTACCACAGTCCAGCTACTCCCACCTCACTCGCCAGGGTGAGACCCTCAATTTCCTGGAGATTGGATATTCCCGCTGCTGCCACTGCCGCAGCCACACAAACCGCCTAGAGTGTGCCAAACTTGTG TGGGAGGAAGCAATGAGCCGATTCTGTGAGGCCGAGTTCTCGGTCAAGACCCGACCCCACTGGTGCTGCACGCGGCAGGGGGAGGCTCGGTTCTCCTGCTTCCAGGAGGAAGCTCCCCAGCCACACTACCAGCTCCGGGCCTGCCCCAGCCATCAGCCTGATATTTCCTCGGGTCTTGAGCTGCCTTTCCCTCCTGGGGCGCCCACATTGGACAATATCAAGAACATCTGCCACCTGAGGCGCTTCCGCTCTGTGCCACGCAACCTGCCAGCTACTGACCCCCTGCAAAGGGAGCTGCTGGCACTGATCCAGCTGGAGAGGGACTTCCAGCGCTGCTGCCGCCAGGGGAACAATCACACCTGTACATGGAAGGCC TGGGAGGATACCCTTGACAAATACTGTGACCGGGAGTATGCCGTGAAGACCCATCACCACTCGTGTTGCCGCCACCCTCCCAGCCCTACTCGGGATGAGTGCTTTGCCCGTCGAGCTCCTTACCCCAACTATGACCGGGACATCTTGACCATCGACATCAGTCGAGTCACCCCCAACCTCATGGGCCACCTGTGTGGAAACCAAAGAGTTCTCACCAAGCA TAAACATATTCCTGGGCTGATCCACAACATGACTGCCCGCTGCTGTGACCTCCCATTTCCAGAACAGGCCTGCTGTGCAGAGGAGGAG AAATtaaccttcatcaatgatctgtGTGGTCCCCGACGTAACTTCTGGCGAGACCCTGCCCTCTGCTGTTACCTGAGTCCTGGGGATGAACAGGTCAACTGCTTCA
- the ECM1 gene encoding extracellular matrix protein 1 isoform X7, with protein sequence MGTTARAALVLTYLAVASAASEGGFKATGQRQLRPEHFQEVGYAAPPSPPLSQSLPMDHPETSQHGPPFEGQSQVQPPPSQEATPLQQEELLPAQLPAEKEVGPPLPQEAVPLQKELPSLQHPNEQKEGMPAPFGDQSHPEPESWNAAQHCQQGQSQGGWGHRLDGFPPGRPSPDNLNQICLPNRQHVVYGPWNLPQSSYSHLTRQGETLNFLEIGYSRCCHCRSHTNRLECAKLVWEDTLDKYCDREYAVKTHHHSCCRHPPSPTRDECFARRAPYPNYDRDILTIDISRVTPNLMGHLCGNQRVLTKHKHIPGLIHNMTARCCDLPFPEQACCAEEEKLTFINDLCGPRRNFWRDPALCCYLSPGDEQVNCFNINYLRNVALVAGDTENVKGQGEQGSTGGTNISSTSEPKEE encoded by the exons ATGGGGACCACAGCCAGAGCAGCCTTGGTCTTGACCTATTTGGCTGTTGCTTCTGCTGCCTCTGAGGGAG GCTTCAAGGCTACAGGGCAGAGGCAGCTGAGGCCAGAGCACTTTCAAGAAG TTGGCTACGCagctcccccctccccacccctatcCCAAAGCCTGCCCATGGATCACCCTGAAACCTCTCAGCATGGCCCTCCCTTTGAGGGACAGAGTCAAG TACAGCCCCCTCCCTCTCAGGAGGCCACCCCTCTCCAACAAGAAGAGCTGCTACCTGCCCAACTCCCTGCTGAAAAGGAAG TGGGTCCCCCTCTCCCTCAGGAAGCTGTCCCCCTCCAAAAAGAGCTGCCCTCTCTCCAGCACCCCAATGAACAGAAGGAAG GAATGCCAGCTCCATTTGGGGACCAGAGCCATCCAGAACCTGAGTcctggaatgcagcccagcatTGCCAACAGGGCCAGTCCCAAGGGGGCTGGGGCCACCGGCTGGATGGCTTCCCCCCTGGGCGGCCTTCTCCAGACAATCTGAACCAAATTTGCCTTCCTAACCGCCAGCATGTGGTATATGGTCCCTGGAACCTACCACAGTCCAGCTACTCCCACCTCACTCGCCAGGGTGAGACCCTCAATTTCCTGGAGATTGGATATTCCCGCTGCTGCCACTGCCGCAGCCACACAAACCGCCTAGAGTGTGCCAAACTTGTG TGGGAGGATACCCTTGACAAATACTGTGACCGGGAGTATGCCGTGAAGACCCATCACCACTCGTGTTGCCGCCACCCTCCCAGCCCTACTCGGGATGAGTGCTTTGCCCGTCGAGCTCCTTACCCCAACTATGACCGGGACATCTTGACCATCGACATCAGTCGAGTCACCCCCAACCTCATGGGCCACCTGTGTGGAAACCAAAGAGTTCTCACCAAGCA TAAACATATTCCTGGGCTGATCCACAACATGACTGCCCGCTGCTGTGACCTCCCATTTCCAGAACAGGCCTGCTGTGCAGAGGAGGAG AAATtaaccttcatcaatgatctgtGTGGTCCCCGACGTAACTTCTGGCGAGACCCTGCCCTCTGCTGTTACCTGAGTCCTGGGGATGAACAGGTCAACTGCTTCA
- the ECM1 gene encoding extracellular matrix protein 1 isoform X6, which translates to MDHPETSQHGPPFEGQSQVQPPPSQEATPLQQEELLPAQLPAEKEVGPPLPQEAVPLQKELPSLQHPNEQKEGMPAPFGDQSHPEPESWNAAQHCQQGQSQGGWGHRLDGFPPGRPSPDNLNQICLPNRQHVVYGPWNLPQSSYSHLTRQGETLNFLEIGYSRCCHCRSHTNRLECAKLVWEEAMSRFCEAEFSVKTRPHWCCTRQGEARFSCFQEEAPQPHYQLRACPSHQPDISSGLELPFPPGAPTLDNIKNICHLRRFRSVPRNLPATDPLQRELLALIQLERDFQRCCRQGNNHTCTWKAWEDTLDKYCDREYAVKTHHHSCCRHPPSPTRDECFARRAPYPNYDRDILTIDISRVTPNLMGHLCGNQRVLTKHKHIPGLIHNMTARCCDLPFPEQACCAEEEKLTFINDLCGPRRNFWRDPALCCYLSPGDEQVNCFNINYLRNVALVAGDTENVKGQGEQGSTGGTNISSTSEPKEE; encoded by the exons ATGGATCACCCTGAAACCTCTCAGCATGGCCCTCCCTTTGAGGGACAGAGTCAAG TACAGCCCCCTCCCTCTCAGGAGGCCACCCCTCTCCAACAAGAAGAGCTGCTACCTGCCCAACTCCCTGCTGAAAAGGAAG TGGGTCCCCCTCTCCCTCAGGAAGCTGTCCCCCTCCAAAAAGAGCTGCCCTCTCTCCAGCACCCCAATGAACAGAAGGAAG GAATGCCAGCTCCATTTGGGGACCAGAGCCATCCAGAACCTGAGTcctggaatgcagcccagcatTGCCAACAGGGCCAGTCCCAAGGGGGCTGGGGCCACCGGCTGGATGGCTTCCCCCCTGGGCGGCCTTCTCCAGACAATCTGAACCAAATTTGCCTTCCTAACCGCCAGCATGTGGTATATGGTCCCTGGAACCTACCACAGTCCAGCTACTCCCACCTCACTCGCCAGGGTGAGACCCTCAATTTCCTGGAGATTGGATATTCCCGCTGCTGCCACTGCCGCAGCCACACAAACCGCCTAGAGTGTGCCAAACTTGTG TGGGAGGAAGCAATGAGCCGATTCTGTGAGGCCGAGTTCTCGGTCAAGACCCGACCCCACTGGTGCTGCACGCGGCAGGGGGAGGCTCGGTTCTCCTGCTTCCAGGAGGAAGCTCCCCAGCCACACTACCAGCTCCGGGCCTGCCCCAGCCATCAGCCTGATATTTCCTCGGGTCTTGAGCTGCCTTTCCCTCCTGGGGCGCCCACATTGGACAATATCAAGAACATCTGCCACCTGAGGCGCTTCCGCTCTGTGCCACGCAACCTGCCAGCTACTGACCCCCTGCAAAGGGAGCTGCTGGCACTGATCCAGCTGGAGAGGGACTTCCAGCGCTGCTGCCGCCAGGGGAACAATCACACCTGTACATGGAAGGCC TGGGAGGATACCCTTGACAAATACTGTGACCGGGAGTATGCCGTGAAGACCCATCACCACTCGTGTTGCCGCCACCCTCCCAGCCCTACTCGGGATGAGTGCTTTGCCCGTCGAGCTCCTTACCCCAACTATGACCGGGACATCTTGACCATCGACATCAGTCGAGTCACCCCCAACCTCATGGGCCACCTGTGTGGAAACCAAAGAGTTCTCACCAAGCA TAAACATATTCCTGGGCTGATCCACAACATGACTGCCCGCTGCTGTGACCTCCCATTTCCAGAACAGGCCTGCTGTGCAGAGGAGGAG AAATtaaccttcatcaatgatctgtGTGGTCCCCGACGTAACTTCTGGCGAGACCCTGCCCTCTGCTGTTACCTGAGTCCTGGGGATGAACAGGTCAACTGCTTCA
- the ECM1 gene encoding extracellular matrix protein 1 isoform X5 gives MDHPETSQHGPPFEGQSQVQPPPSQEATPLQQEELLPAQLPAEKEVGPPLPQEAVPLQKELPSLQHPNEQKEADPPLPYQEEIIVQSMPREGMPAPFGDQSHPEPESWNAAQHCQQGQSQGGWGHRLDGFPPGRPSPDNLNQICLPNRQHVVYGPWNLPQSSYSHLTRQGETLNFLEIGYSRCCHCRSHTNRLECAKLVWEEAMSRFCEAEFSVKTRPHWCCTRQGEARFSCFQEEAPQPHYQLRACPSHQPDISSGLELPFPPGAPTLDNIKNICHLRRFRSVPRNLPATDPLQRELLALIQLERDFQRCCRQGNNHTCTWKAWEDTLDKYCDREYAVKTHHHSCCRHPPSPTRDECFARRAPYPNYDRDILTIDISRVTPNLMGHLCGNQRVLTKHKHIPGLIHNMTARCCDLPFPEQACCAEEEKLTFINDLCGPRRNFWRDPALCCYLSPGDEQVNCFNINYLRNVALVAGDTENVKGQGEQGSTGGTNISSTSEPKEE, from the exons ATGGATCACCCTGAAACCTCTCAGCATGGCCCTCCCTTTGAGGGACAGAGTCAAG TACAGCCCCCTCCCTCTCAGGAGGCCACCCCTCTCCAACAAGAAGAGCTGCTACCTGCCCAACTCCCTGCTGAAAAGGAAG TGGGTCCCCCTCTCCCTCAGGAAGCTGTCCCCCTCCAAAAAGAGCTGCCCTCTCTCCAGCACCCCAATGAACAGAAGGAAG CAGACCCACCTCTTCCATATCAGGAGGAGATAATCGTCCAATCCATGCCGAGAGAGG GAATGCCAGCTCCATTTGGGGACCAGAGCCATCCAGAACCTGAGTcctggaatgcagcccagcatTGCCAACAGGGCCAGTCCCAAGGGGGCTGGGGCCACCGGCTGGATGGCTTCCCCCCTGGGCGGCCTTCTCCAGACAATCTGAACCAAATTTGCCTTCCTAACCGCCAGCATGTGGTATATGGTCCCTGGAACCTACCACAGTCCAGCTACTCCCACCTCACTCGCCAGGGTGAGACCCTCAATTTCCTGGAGATTGGATATTCCCGCTGCTGCCACTGCCGCAGCCACACAAACCGCCTAGAGTGTGCCAAACTTGTG TGGGAGGAAGCAATGAGCCGATTCTGTGAGGCCGAGTTCTCGGTCAAGACCCGACCCCACTGGTGCTGCACGCGGCAGGGGGAGGCTCGGTTCTCCTGCTTCCAGGAGGAAGCTCCCCAGCCACACTACCAGCTCCGGGCCTGCCCCAGCCATCAGCCTGATATTTCCTCGGGTCTTGAGCTGCCTTTCCCTCCTGGGGCGCCCACATTGGACAATATCAAGAACATCTGCCACCTGAGGCGCTTCCGCTCTGTGCCACGCAACCTGCCAGCTACTGACCCCCTGCAAAGGGAGCTGCTGGCACTGATCCAGCTGGAGAGGGACTTCCAGCGCTGCTGCCGCCAGGGGAACAATCACACCTGTACATGGAAGGCC TGGGAGGATACCCTTGACAAATACTGTGACCGGGAGTATGCCGTGAAGACCCATCACCACTCGTGTTGCCGCCACCCTCCCAGCCCTACTCGGGATGAGTGCTTTGCCCGTCGAGCTCCTTACCCCAACTATGACCGGGACATCTTGACCATCGACATCAGTCGAGTCACCCCCAACCTCATGGGCCACCTGTGTGGAAACCAAAGAGTTCTCACCAAGCA TAAACATATTCCTGGGCTGATCCACAACATGACTGCCCGCTGCTGTGACCTCCCATTTCCAGAACAGGCCTGCTGTGCAGAGGAGGAG AAATtaaccttcatcaatgatctgtGTGGTCCCCGACGTAACTTCTGGCGAGACCCTGCCCTCTGCTGTTACCTGAGTCCTGGGGATGAACAGGTCAACTGCTTCA
- the ECM1 gene encoding extracellular matrix protein 1 isoform X2 — protein sequence MGTTARAALVLTYLAVASAASEGGFKATGQRQLRPEHFQEVGYAAPPSPPLSQSLPMDHPETSQHGPPFEGQSQVQPPPSQEATPLQQEELLPAQLPAEKEVGPPLPQEAVPLQKELPSLQHPNEQKEDPPLPYQEEIIVQSMPREGMPAPFGDQSHPEPESWNAAQHCQQGQSQGGWGHRLDGFPPGRPSPDNLNQICLPNRQHVVYGPWNLPQSSYSHLTRQGETLNFLEIGYSRCCHCRSHTNRLECAKLVWEEAMSRFCEAEFSVKTRPHWCCTRQGEARFSCFQEEAPQPHYQLRACPSHQPDISSGLELPFPPGAPTLDNIKNICHLRRFRSVPRNLPATDPLQRELLALIQLERDFQRCCRQGNNHTCTWKAWEDTLDKYCDREYAVKTHHHSCCRHPPSPTRDECFARRAPYPNYDRDILTIDISRVTPNLMGHLCGNQRVLTKHKHIPGLIHNMTARCCDLPFPEQACCAEEEKLTFINDLCGPRRNFWRDPALCCYLSPGDEQVNCFNINYLRNVALVAGDTENVKGQGEQGSTGGTNISSTSEPKEE from the exons ATGGGGACCACAGCCAGAGCAGCCTTGGTCTTGACCTATTTGGCTGTTGCTTCTGCTGCCTCTGAGGGAG GCTTCAAGGCTACAGGGCAGAGGCAGCTGAGGCCAGAGCACTTTCAAGAAG TTGGCTACGCagctcccccctccccacccctatcCCAAAGCCTGCCCATGGATCACCCTGAAACCTCTCAGCATGGCCCTCCCTTTGAGGGACAGAGTCAAG TACAGCCCCCTCCCTCTCAGGAGGCCACCCCTCTCCAACAAGAAGAGCTGCTACCTGCCCAACTCCCTGCTGAAAAGGAAG TGGGTCCCCCTCTCCCTCAGGAAGCTGTCCCCCTCCAAAAAGAGCTGCCCTCTCTCCAGCACCCCAATGAACAGAAGGAAG ACCCACCTCTTCCATATCAGGAGGAGATAATCGTCCAATCCATGCCGAGAGAGG GAATGCCAGCTCCATTTGGGGACCAGAGCCATCCAGAACCTGAGTcctggaatgcagcccagcatTGCCAACAGGGCCAGTCCCAAGGGGGCTGGGGCCACCGGCTGGATGGCTTCCCCCCTGGGCGGCCTTCTCCAGACAATCTGAACCAAATTTGCCTTCCTAACCGCCAGCATGTGGTATATGGTCCCTGGAACCTACCACAGTCCAGCTACTCCCACCTCACTCGCCAGGGTGAGACCCTCAATTTCCTGGAGATTGGATATTCCCGCTGCTGCCACTGCCGCAGCCACACAAACCGCCTAGAGTGTGCCAAACTTGTG TGGGAGGAAGCAATGAGCCGATTCTGTGAGGCCGAGTTCTCGGTCAAGACCCGACCCCACTGGTGCTGCACGCGGCAGGGGGAGGCTCGGTTCTCCTGCTTCCAGGAGGAAGCTCCCCAGCCACACTACCAGCTCCGGGCCTGCCCCAGCCATCAGCCTGATATTTCCTCGGGTCTTGAGCTGCCTTTCCCTCCTGGGGCGCCCACATTGGACAATATCAAGAACATCTGCCACCTGAGGCGCTTCCGCTCTGTGCCACGCAACCTGCCAGCTACTGACCCCCTGCAAAGGGAGCTGCTGGCACTGATCCAGCTGGAGAGGGACTTCCAGCGCTGCTGCCGCCAGGGGAACAATCACACCTGTACATGGAAGGCC TGGGAGGATACCCTTGACAAATACTGTGACCGGGAGTATGCCGTGAAGACCCATCACCACTCGTGTTGCCGCCACCCTCCCAGCCCTACTCGGGATGAGTGCTTTGCCCGTCGAGCTCCTTACCCCAACTATGACCGGGACATCTTGACCATCGACATCAGTCGAGTCACCCCCAACCTCATGGGCCACCTGTGTGGAAACCAAAGAGTTCTCACCAAGCA TAAACATATTCCTGGGCTGATCCACAACATGACTGCCCGCTGCTGTGACCTCCCATTTCCAGAACAGGCCTGCTGTGCAGAGGAGGAG AAATtaaccttcatcaatgatctgtGTGGTCCCCGACGTAACTTCTGGCGAGACCCTGCCCTCTGCTGTTACCTGAGTCCTGGGGATGAACAGGTCAACTGCTTCA
- the ECM1 gene encoding extracellular matrix protein 1 isoform X4, whose translation MGTTARAALVLTYLAVASAASEGGFKATGQRQLRPEHFQEVQPPPSQEATPLQQEELLPAQLPAEKEVGPPLPQEAVPLQKELPSLQHPNEQKEADPPLPYQEEIIVQSMPREGMPAPFGDQSHPEPESWNAAQHCQQGQSQGGWGHRLDGFPPGRPSPDNLNQICLPNRQHVVYGPWNLPQSSYSHLTRQGETLNFLEIGYSRCCHCRSHTNRLECAKLVWEEAMSRFCEAEFSVKTRPHWCCTRQGEARFSCFQEEAPQPHYQLRACPSHQPDISSGLELPFPPGAPTLDNIKNICHLRRFRSVPRNLPATDPLQRELLALIQLERDFQRCCRQGNNHTCTWKAWEDTLDKYCDREYAVKTHHHSCCRHPPSPTRDECFARRAPYPNYDRDILTIDISRVTPNLMGHLCGNQRVLTKHKHIPGLIHNMTARCCDLPFPEQACCAEEEKLTFINDLCGPRRNFWRDPALCCYLSPGDEQVNCFNINYLRNVALVAGDTENVKGQGEQGSTGGTNISSTSEPKEE comes from the exons ATGGGGACCACAGCCAGAGCAGCCTTGGTCTTGACCTATTTGGCTGTTGCTTCTGCTGCCTCTGAGGGAG GCTTCAAGGCTACAGGGCAGAGGCAGCTGAGGCCAGAGCACTTTCAAGAAG TACAGCCCCCTCCCTCTCAGGAGGCCACCCCTCTCCAACAAGAAGAGCTGCTACCTGCCCAACTCCCTGCTGAAAAGGAAG TGGGTCCCCCTCTCCCTCAGGAAGCTGTCCCCCTCCAAAAAGAGCTGCCCTCTCTCCAGCACCCCAATGAACAGAAGGAAG CAGACCCACCTCTTCCATATCAGGAGGAGATAATCGTCCAATCCATGCCGAGAGAGG GAATGCCAGCTCCATTTGGGGACCAGAGCCATCCAGAACCTGAGTcctggaatgcagcccagcatTGCCAACAGGGCCAGTCCCAAGGGGGCTGGGGCCACCGGCTGGATGGCTTCCCCCCTGGGCGGCCTTCTCCAGACAATCTGAACCAAATTTGCCTTCCTAACCGCCAGCATGTGGTATATGGTCCCTGGAACCTACCACAGTCCAGCTACTCCCACCTCACTCGCCAGGGTGAGACCCTCAATTTCCTGGAGATTGGATATTCCCGCTGCTGCCACTGCCGCAGCCACACAAACCGCCTAGAGTGTGCCAAACTTGTG TGGGAGGAAGCAATGAGCCGATTCTGTGAGGCCGAGTTCTCGGTCAAGACCCGACCCCACTGGTGCTGCACGCGGCAGGGGGAGGCTCGGTTCTCCTGCTTCCAGGAGGAAGCTCCCCAGCCACACTACCAGCTCCGGGCCTGCCCCAGCCATCAGCCTGATATTTCCTCGGGTCTTGAGCTGCCTTTCCCTCCTGGGGCGCCCACATTGGACAATATCAAGAACATCTGCCACCTGAGGCGCTTCCGCTCTGTGCCACGCAACCTGCCAGCTACTGACCCCCTGCAAAGGGAGCTGCTGGCACTGATCCAGCTGGAGAGGGACTTCCAGCGCTGCTGCCGCCAGGGGAACAATCACACCTGTACATGGAAGGCC TGGGAGGATACCCTTGACAAATACTGTGACCGGGAGTATGCCGTGAAGACCCATCACCACTCGTGTTGCCGCCACCCTCCCAGCCCTACTCGGGATGAGTGCTTTGCCCGTCGAGCTCCTTACCCCAACTATGACCGGGACATCTTGACCATCGACATCAGTCGAGTCACCCCCAACCTCATGGGCCACCTGTGTGGAAACCAAAGAGTTCTCACCAAGCA TAAACATATTCCTGGGCTGATCCACAACATGACTGCCCGCTGCTGTGACCTCCCATTTCCAGAACAGGCCTGCTGTGCAGAGGAGGAG AAATtaaccttcatcaatgatctgtGTGGTCCCCGACGTAACTTCTGGCGAGACCCTGCCCTCTGCTGTTACCTGAGTCCTGGGGATGAACAGGTCAACTGCTTCA
- the ECM1 gene encoding extracellular matrix protein 1 isoform X3, which produces MGTTARAALVLTYLAVASAASEGGFKATGQRQLRPEHFQEVGYAAPPSPPLSQSLPMDHPETSQHGPPFEGQSQVQPPPSQEATPLQQEELLPAQLPAEKEVGPPLPQEAVPLQKELPSLQHPNEQKEGMPAPFGDQSHPEPESWNAAQHCQQGQSQGGWGHRLDGFPPGRPSPDNLNQICLPNRQHVVYGPWNLPQSSYSHLTRQGETLNFLEIGYSRCCHCRSHTNRLECAKLVWEEAMSRFCEAEFSVKTRPHWCCTRQGEARFSCFQEEAPQPHYQLRACPSHQPDISSGLELPFPPGAPTLDNIKNICHLRRFRSVPRNLPATDPLQRELLALIQLERDFQRCCRQGNNHTCTWKAWEDTLDKYCDREYAVKTHHHSCCRHPPSPTRDECFARRAPYPNYDRDILTIDISRVTPNLMGHLCGNQRVLTKHKHIPGLIHNMTARCCDLPFPEQACCAEEEKLTFINDLCGPRRNFWRDPALCCYLSPGDEQVNCFNINYLRNVALVAGDTENVKGQGEQGSTGGTNISSTSEPKEE; this is translated from the exons ATGGGGACCACAGCCAGAGCAGCCTTGGTCTTGACCTATTTGGCTGTTGCTTCTGCTGCCTCTGAGGGAG GCTTCAAGGCTACAGGGCAGAGGCAGCTGAGGCCAGAGCACTTTCAAGAAG TTGGCTACGCagctcccccctccccacccctatcCCAAAGCCTGCCCATGGATCACCCTGAAACCTCTCAGCATGGCCCTCCCTTTGAGGGACAGAGTCAAG TACAGCCCCCTCCCTCTCAGGAGGCCACCCCTCTCCAACAAGAAGAGCTGCTACCTGCCCAACTCCCTGCTGAAAAGGAAG TGGGTCCCCCTCTCCCTCAGGAAGCTGTCCCCCTCCAAAAAGAGCTGCCCTCTCTCCAGCACCCCAATGAACAGAAGGAAG GAATGCCAGCTCCATTTGGGGACCAGAGCCATCCAGAACCTGAGTcctggaatgcagcccagcatTGCCAACAGGGCCAGTCCCAAGGGGGCTGGGGCCACCGGCTGGATGGCTTCCCCCCTGGGCGGCCTTCTCCAGACAATCTGAACCAAATTTGCCTTCCTAACCGCCAGCATGTGGTATATGGTCCCTGGAACCTACCACAGTCCAGCTACTCCCACCTCACTCGCCAGGGTGAGACCCTCAATTTCCTGGAGATTGGATATTCCCGCTGCTGCCACTGCCGCAGCCACACAAACCGCCTAGAGTGTGCCAAACTTGTG TGGGAGGAAGCAATGAGCCGATTCTGTGAGGCCGAGTTCTCGGTCAAGACCCGACCCCACTGGTGCTGCACGCGGCAGGGGGAGGCTCGGTTCTCCTGCTTCCAGGAGGAAGCTCCCCAGCCACACTACCAGCTCCGGGCCTGCCCCAGCCATCAGCCTGATATTTCCTCGGGTCTTGAGCTGCCTTTCCCTCCTGGGGCGCCCACATTGGACAATATCAAGAACATCTGCCACCTGAGGCGCTTCCGCTCTGTGCCACGCAACCTGCCAGCTACTGACCCCCTGCAAAGGGAGCTGCTGGCACTGATCCAGCTGGAGAGGGACTTCCAGCGCTGCTGCCGCCAGGGGAACAATCACACCTGTACATGGAAGGCC TGGGAGGATACCCTTGACAAATACTGTGACCGGGAGTATGCCGTGAAGACCCATCACCACTCGTGTTGCCGCCACCCTCCCAGCCCTACTCGGGATGAGTGCTTTGCCCGTCGAGCTCCTTACCCCAACTATGACCGGGACATCTTGACCATCGACATCAGTCGAGTCACCCCCAACCTCATGGGCCACCTGTGTGGAAACCAAAGAGTTCTCACCAAGCA TAAACATATTCCTGGGCTGATCCACAACATGACTGCCCGCTGCTGTGACCTCCCATTTCCAGAACAGGCCTGCTGTGCAGAGGAGGAG AAATtaaccttcatcaatgatctgtGTGGTCCCCGACGTAACTTCTGGCGAGACCCTGCCCTCTGCTGTTACCTGAGTCCTGGGGATGAACAGGTCAACTGCTTCA